The Pyrus communis chromosome 2, drPyrComm1.1, whole genome shotgun sequence genome includes a window with the following:
- the LOC137722601 gene encoding acetylserotonin O-methyltransferase-like: protein MDTQRETEDTKRELTSEEEEERAKVDVWKYVFGFVEIAVVKCAIELGIAVAIESHGSPMTLLELSSALSCDPSHLYRVMRVLVHLKIFKEKPTELGPKGYAQTPLSKRLLKSGENSMAALILLESSPVMLAPWHGLSARLQGNSNPSFEAVHGEDVWSFAAANPDHSKLINDAMACDARVAVPAVIERCLEVFKGLETIVDVGGGDGTTLRLLVETCPWIRGINFDLPHVVSVAQEYDRIENVGGDFFCCVPKADAAIIMWVLHDWGDDDCIRILKKCKEAIPNDKGKVIIIEAVIEEDGKEDNKLADVRLMLDMVMLAHTNTGKERTLKEWGYVLGEAGFSRYTITPIHAVQSVIQAFP from the exons ATGGACACGCAGAGAGAAACGGAAGATACAAAAAGAGAGTTAACttcggaagaagaagaagagcgtGCGAAAGTGGATGTGTGGAAATATGTGTTCGGGTTTGTTGAAATCGCGGTGGTAAAATGCGCCATTGAACTTGGGATAGCCGTTGCAATTGAAAGCCATGGCAGCCCCATGACACTCTTAGAACTCTCGTCTGCTCTAAGTTGTGATCCTTCTCACCTTTACCGCGTCATGAGGGTACTAGTCCACCTCAAAATATTCAAAGAAAAACCAACGGAATTAGGTCCCAAAGGTTATGCACAAACACCTTTGTCCAAACGGCTATTAAAATCCGGAGAAAATAGCATGGCTGCGCTCATTTTGCTCGAGAGTAGCCCGGTCATGCTGGCACCATGGCACGGCCTAAGTGCCCGACTTCAAGGAAATAGCAATCCGTCATTTGAGGCAGTGCATGGAGAAGATGTATGGAGCTTTGCCGCCGCCAATCCTGATCACAGCAAGCTCATCAATGATGCAATGGCTTGTGATGCAAGGGTGGCTGTGCCTGCAGTGATTGAAAGATGTTTAGAGGTGTTCAAAGGGCTCGAGACAATAGTAGATGTGGGTGGTGGTGATGGGACTACGTTGCGCTTATTGGTCGAGACTTGTCCGTGGATTCGAGGCATCAACTTTGATCTTCCTCATGTTGTGTCTGTTGCTCAGGAGTATGATCGGATTGAGAATGTCGGAGGTGACTTTTTCTGTTGTGTTCCAAAGGCTGATGCTGCAATTATCATG TGGGTTCTTCACGATTGGGGAGACGACGACTGCATTCGTATCCTGAAGAAGTGCAAAGAAGCTATTCCGAACGATAAAGGGAAAGTTATAATCATAGAAGCTGTGATCGAAGAAGATGGAAAAGAAGACAACAAGCTAGCAGATGTGAGATTGATGCTAGACATGGTGATGCTGGCCCATACAAACACAGGCAAAGAGAGGACCTTGAAGGAATGGGGATATGTTCTTGGAGAGGCTGGATTTAGCCGATACACAATCACACCTATTCATGCAGTCCAATCAGTGATTCAAGCTTTTCCATAA